The Megalobrama amblycephala isolate DHTTF-2021 linkage group LG1, ASM1881202v1, whole genome shotgun sequence genome segment GAAGTGAAgacaggtgtggagaacaggaggatgctGGGAACTGGAGTCCGGGAAGGCGTGAATGTAACAACATTCACCAGCTGGAttcaatttctcattttaaagcTCAGATAAAACCGTATCTGTTTAGAATAGCTTTTAATGATTTGGTTGTttgatgtgtgtttgttttgtatgCTTTAAATTTTATTGCCTTGCTTTATATTGTATGGTGTCCTTGAGTGCCTTGAAAGGCATCTATATGTAAAAggtataattattattactattatttatttgtgtctGGTTCAACCTCAAATCCTACATTGACATCAGTTTAATGAATTTAGTACTAAACATTCCATTATCACTCACTGATAATTTGCTTTGTGCTTTACACAGAAGTCTTCGCCATGTTTTACCATTCATTTGTAGACGGTGCCTTCCTTTATCCTTCCATCTTGCATTCTTGTACAGGCTCAATCTACAATTAAGATCTGGTAAATGTCTGTCAGTCCCATGATGGCTAATAACTGTGGACAAAGTGACTACTGATAACCCAGCTATCTCTCTGTAGTGTGTTTGAAAGGGGACTAGTGTCACTGCACAGCGGAAGTGGTTATTTGTGGAAGATGTCATCCAAGGACAAATGAACAGGAGGATTTTTCTGTTTATTCAAATCATATTGTTTACTGAGACAATACATTGAAATAcacatatacaaatataaaaacaaaacacctaTAACatatagaataaaatgtttaattagactaaatgcatatttattaatttatttattttgtgataataaACATCGCAGTCAGTAAAAATGTTGCCCTCTCTCAGAAGTCTTGCATTTGTAAACCTTATCTGGCCATCATgttcttttttgtatttttctcaGGTTTAAGCATAATGATGTAACATTTTGGGGTGAATATGCACAGCAACAGGCCGTAACTGGAAGCCAAAATGGCAAAAATCTCCACAGCCACTGTGTACTTCCCCGGTGAGCTGACGTACGCCGGCACAAATGCAATCCACACTGCACAGAAGATCAGCATACTGAAAGTAATGAATTTAGCCTCATTGAAATTGTCTGGGAGCTTTCGAGCAAAGAAGGCCAGCAGGAAGCAGATCACTGCTAACAGACCGATGTACCCTAGCACCAGTACAAACCCCACAACAGATCCCACTGTGCACTGCAGGATCACTCGAGCACCAAGCTCACCTGCACTCTCTGTGGGCAGAGGGGGAGCCATCAGCAGCCACAGCAAACATATAACAATCTGAACCATCGTGCAAAGGAAGATGCCTGTCCTCTGCTGGATGGGCCCAAAGTACTGCATCAGGTTAGTTCCAGGTAGAGTGGCCCGAAAAGCCACCAGCACCACCACAGTCTTACTAAGGACGCAGGCGATGCAGATCACAAAGCTCACTCCAAACAGGGTGTGACGTAGCATGCAGTTCCATGGCGCAGGGCGGCCAATGAAAACTAGTGCGCACAGGAAGCAGAGGGTGAGTGACACCAATAGCAAGAAGCTCAGCTCTGAGTTGTTAGCCCGCACAATGGGTGTCTCACGATGATGGAAAAAAGCAGCCAGAACAGTTGTTGTCAGTGTTGCCCCAGTGACAGATAAGACTGTCAGGACAATTCCCATGGTATCTTGCAAGGACAGAAATTCTACAACTTTTGGAATGCACCTTGTTCTTTCAGTATTTGACCAGAACCGCTCAGGGCATCTTGTACACTCTGTAGAGTCTATGGAACATTATAATAGAGATGATGACATGGCACATGAGTTTGGCCTTACATTTAATAGACCACCATTTCTCAAATGGTGAATCATGACCCTTAAAAGCAATCTTGCCATTATTTACAAACTGAATGTTTTTACATATGTTAATAATACCTGTCACATTGCTGATTTCCCCTGCTGCACAAGGGAGGCAGTCAAAACAGCAGATGGGTTTTCCTTTTTGTACAGCCTTTCTAGTGCCCGGAGGACAGCTCACACTGCACACAGATACAGGAACCTGAATGATAGAGGAAGAAACTCCATCAGACTTACAGCAGCCCTCTAACAATGTGTCACATCAGCACAACAAGCACATAAAGAACagcagaaagattttttttttttcccctcacacaTATGCAagacagataaaaaaaatgtatagacTCATTCTTATGACATATCTCTCCTTTCACACCAGAGGTCTGAAAGGATTTTATCTACTATGTCTCTTATATAAACTGTTAGCGCTCCACTGTACCAGCCGTGGTACACATACCTTTCAAAAGAGACCAAAACCATGCATGTATTCCAAATGGTTCAAGAACAGCATGCAATTTACTTTGGGTATGCCTTTTTAGGCATTTTAGGCAAATTCTAAATGAATGCTAAGGGGTTAAAGGATAATGGGCACATACACAAAAACTAACACATTCGTGAAATTACAGAATACAACAGTTAAGGTCAATGCACATTATAATAAACATATACACGACACACAACACCAACACACAAGTACTACCACACACAGACTGTTTTCATTTGGGAGGAGATTCCTGCAATTGcaattctgttcttttgtttattgactgctgatttttttttcttcccttcTTTCTCAACATTGCAAAATTCAAAGAAATGGTGGTCTTTACTTCtaacatttcacaaaaaataaatctaatatatatatgtatatatatatatatatatatatatatatatatatatatatatatatatatatatatatacagattaGCTGGATtgaatgtctttcttttttctatttGTATTTGCATTTTCTAAACTTTCTTTGCATAGATAACAGAATATCAAACCTAAATGCTAAACCTAttctcaaataaataaataattacttgTCAAAATGTTAAGTGtcaaaatacttttttcttaattttgaaTAGTGTGTCTATtgtttcatatttcacaacaaATGTCTTTTTTTGCTTGATATTCTACttatattacaaaaaataaatgtcacctgacttttttgttatttaatatattatttatacagtATGGCTTAAGTATCCAAATACTTTATGGGGCTGGTGTATTTGAGGGCAAAAAACTGAACCAAAGTCACAGGACTTTTACCTGCTCAGCCCAGCCCCCACCCCAAACCACTTTCTCAAGGTTTATGTTCAGCTCCTGGCCTGGTCCTTTGGCTGCATCAAACTGTCCAACCTGGATAAAATGCACTGCTCCACTTTCATCTACATGCCAGTTCATAATGTCATAAGAGGCAGATGGCTCGCCGTTATCTTCAAAATAAACCAGCTCACCCACTGGTGTTGTGAAGTTTACTGCATTTAAGTAGTGCAGAAGCTGTAAAAGGAAAatgtgcaatatatatatatatatatatatatatatatatatatatatatatatatatatatatatatatatatataatttatataaataatatagcttatataaaacaaatcatttaaaatgatttaatgattatttcaattttaagcttttttttctATACCTGTCTGGGCTTTATCCTGGTCACATCCGGACATTCTCCATCTTTAAATGGCCCTCTACCAGGTTGACAGGCCATCATGTTGTGAATAGCATTGGCAATAGCATACACAGCCTTATACACGTTGTAAGTGACTCTCAGTTGTGAAACATCTGTGTAGATGCGTCCATGTTTCTCCACATTCTCTGAACCTGTGCACTTTGGTCTTTTAGAAGGCTGCCAGTCCTGTGCCAGTGAACATCCAAATATTTCTTCCCATACATCTTTTACGAACGGTTCATTTGGCTGCTTCACAGGGCTCAGCTGGGCAAGATAAGCACCAAGACCCTGAATATCAGCTCGGCGCAGGGCAAAGCCGATGGTACCGGCTAGAAAAGGAATGCTTGCTGGGTCAGAGTACTGAGTGGAGGTGCTCCAGGCCTCTGTGGCTATCCACTGCCTGTTGGTCACATTCTGCACCACCACTTCCTTGAACAAAACTTCAAGGTCTGGGCCGATGGCAAAGGTCACCACCACATGAGCTGTGGAACTCTGGATCCTCTCCATAATCCGCCTGATCCTGCTCTGGGAATGGGATTTGGGAATGACTTCTACATAGTCCACACACACCCCTGTACCTTCGAGCTCTTTCAAGAGCAGCTGTGAGCCGCTTTTACCATATTCATCATCCCCTGCGACCACCCCCACCCAGGTCCAGTCCAGCAGGTGCAGCAGACGGGCCATGGCCTTGGCCTGGAAGGCATCACTGGGAACAGTACGCAGGAAAGAGTGAAATCTGCGACTATCACTGAGACAAGCACAGGATGCAAAATAACTCACCTGgacaaacaaaacacaagacAATAGTTGGGAGGAAAGGGAAGCATTTCACTGAAATGTATGAAATTCTAATTACTGAACTGTTACTGTTTACAGTTTATCatgaataatataataaataagcaCAAAATTCTGCAAAATCACAGCTGTAAAATACAGAACATTTTATTATACCATGGGGATAGCAAACACTCCCAGTGTGTCAGCCACCACTACCGAGGCAGAGGAACGAGCGTCACCGACAATGACAGGCACCATTGGAGCCCCGTTACACTCTGCACCTGACACTGTCTCCTCCTGCCCTGTTACCAGAGCTAAAGCAGCACTCAGTGTTGTGCCCTCAGCTAGGCAGGTATCGGCTACCAGATACCCCAAAGTAACATTTGGTAGCAGAACAGGGTCCCGATTAATCTCCTCCACGGTAAAAATCATAGCTTTGAGCCAGCGGTATGAACGAAGGTCAACACTGagggaaaacaaaaaatataaagtttaatgAGATGTTTTATTCAAGGAGGAACTCGATAGATGATACAGTTCgtcaatattttttatgaagTGAAGACTCAATGAAGGGAAGATTCTTAAcattatgttaaaatatacacacTAAAAATAATTTGCCAAGCAACCTAAATTTTGCTTaatctaaatgaaaaaaaaaaaaaaaatttaaatataattgaatcaactgtaccGCATtagataacactttacaataaggtttattagttaacattagttaactacataagttaacataaactaataatgaactgcacttatacagcatttattaatctttgttaatgttaatttcatcatttactaatacattattaaaatcttatcaacattagttaatgcactgtgaactaaaatgaacaaataatgaacaattgtattttcagtaactaacattaaaaaagattagtaaatacagtaacatatttattgctcatggttagttaatgttagttaatacagtGTTACTGATTGCCCTAATAAATATACatgaattcataaaaaatgttgtgttggaaatattttactttcaaCAATTAATTATAGTTGAATTATAgttaaacaatttaaatttattttttttgctaaCAGTTGCTCTACAACCCTGacttttagttcattttaaacactCACTTTATATATACTCACCCATGGCAGCGAGCACCATGCTGTTTTTCACTGAAAGCATGATCAGGTTTTGGTGATTCAACATGAACTGGAAACAGACCACCAATTATCACATCTCCCTCTTTATACAAGCTCTCTGAAACAAATCTGCTCTGCAGACCACAGGACAGGCCTGCACCACAAACCCTGACCATCTCAACAATAAATCCCACCAGCCACAACCACATAATCAATCCCATCACTTTACACATGcacagagagagtgagagagagagagagagagagagagagagagagagactgactgaGTGCAGGCTCACACTTTTCCTGCAAAGGAAGAAGGGTTGGATGATAACTCCCCTTTTGTAGACTTTAATTTGCCTAGGGCAAAAGAACATGCAACAGAAAAAACACTTGAGTGGGGATAATTGCTTAAAGCCCTTGCGGAGAGTGATTTTCCTGGAGGATGGCGGGGGGGTAAGCAACTTTTAGAACTGATAATTTGAAGATGAGAGCAATAGAGCAAAGCAAGACAAGCACATTAATAGTAAAAAAgataacaacaaaacaaatgttATGCTGAtctagaataaaaaaaaatattttgtgttgTCATCCCGCAGAATCATTTCTTGTGTGTATGTTCTGCTGAGAATGCTGTTTGGCCTACAGGGAAAATAGAGGTAATTATAGCATATTAAGCAATCACTATGACACCAGGGGTAATCATTCTGTTTTCTGGAGCTGTGTGAGAATGATCTGCACACAATTTTACTCAGACCGATTCACACAATCttcacacacatgcataattTATGTTTAGTAATAGAAACATCAGTCAGCaccaaaaataacttttaaacttttttttttttttaaattgcttgaGTGAAAAAGAGGAAAGTAGAAGGGAAGAGAGGAACACAGTTGACCCCTTTTCTTACGCTCCTGGTTAGTTCTAGGTAATTGATGCCTTTTGGATCATTGAGtgtttttagtattatttatatacaattatattatagtatctattaataatttaaattttagtaaatttggtatgggcttttgtcatattattattttatttgccttcatttatttttgtttcaggTTTAGCTTTATACTTTTAcacaaattcaaataaatactgttcttttgaacttcctattcatcaaataatcctcaAAAATACGTATCAcgatttacataaaaatattaagaagcaaaaactgtttgaaaataatatatttcaaaatatataataatgtttttactgacatatttgtatatatgtatttggAATAATATCTTAACATTATGCAGCTATACATTATTCAGAAAATAAAAGACATATactgattaattatttaaatgaatttcaaCATTTAGTATTTAGTTAGATAATTTTCAACCCATTCTTACCAATGCTTCCACATTAGTCATTTAGGTAATATTCAAAATGGTTACATATTAAAACAGCATAATTAGCAACTAAATGTTTAAGTTTGCAAGGCGTAAAAATACATGCATGATCAACAAATGTAAGACATATTGTGACAATGCAGCATTAGGCAGATGGGGCAACCGAGACTTCAACAGGCCTAAGACTTTTTCACACTGATTCTGTTTAGACATAAGAATTGTGTGCTAAATCCTTACATTTAAGATAACCTCAATCAATTTTAgtgcaaaatatatattgtgCAGTAACTGGATACAGCTTCCCCAAGGGGCTATGTGAAGCCCAGCTGGAAGAACCTGTCCTAAGAGAGGAATATGGGCCTCTCACTGATTCGGTCTCCACTGGGAAATACTTATGCAAattctcaaaaatattaaaagcaaCACTTCCAAAAGgaaacaaattcacacaaaagcACACCAATTTGTAGTCCTCTTTAATCCAGTATTTAACACAAACAACATGAGttttcattaattcattaacaTCAATTTATTCAAATCATTTGACTTTGTTTTTGGACTGGAATACTTTTTCCACATGTATTGTTTATGTACTATTGGTAAGTATCAtatattctttctttttcttttttaattttgattccAAGGTTCAAAGTTCTTTATCTTTGCATATATACATGTgatgtcaagtcacctttatttatatagtgcatttatttatacaatacagatcgTTTCAAAGCTGGTTTACAGTGATAAAAGGAAAAttattcaatgatgcaaacagttCATTTCGGTTGTACatcagctctaaaagaaaatagtgtaaTTGTTCAGCTGAATTGAATTCAATTATTAAGTTACTTAATTTCATCTATGAAGCAGTTCTGCAGTAAACAGTGTAGCAGTAGTTATGATTCCATCCAAAGTTTCAGATTTAACTTGCGTGCAGATTTGGAATATCTCATAAAACAATTGCGAATAAAGCACTATTTCCAGTGAGTCGAAGAGAACGAAACCGTCACTTCCTGATTAATTGGTGTTAAGTATTACTAAGAACAATGGAAGTTGCTGCTGTAGaagccactgtatataataatttttgtatATAGTAAATCACTTACTATTAGagaatgaccaaaacagcatttcagatgctgtgcaaCGAGATCGGTTTGTTGGTTGGTCCAGGTATGCCAGTTGTGCCATCGCAAAgtcacatcttttttttttttttttttttttttttttgatgcgcATCAAGGAATTTATTCGGTAAAAGTGTTTCCCTCTTAGTTTATGCACATTTtcatattgcataaaaaaaattatccaaCTCAGTTGAGCACATACGTTTTTTACGTTCAcctttttagaatttatgcacatcttggCGTTTCcaatcagcatttttttttatgcaatatcctaaaatgtgcataaaattaggtggatggaaacacagTGATGTAATGttctaaaatgttttacaatGTATACAGAATCAGTACAGAGTGCACATTAaccccacattttttttttttttttttcctccgtGTAAGTAACTTAATACCTTAGTGGATTTAATCACTTTTGAAGGAAGAACAGGAAACTGGATATAACAAGTGCTACATGGTTTATTATTAGTAAAACAGTTAAATCTTCCCAGATAAAACAATGCATCACAAAAGGTCACGTTAAAAGCAAAGAAGCAGAGAAGCTTGCATACACTAAAGAATGGAGACAACCGAGCAGCTCTATTAATCATGTTGTAAACCACTGTGACAATTTTTTGCAGACTTTTTACCACAGCAACAAACTACACATATTTTGTTTCCCAATTACTGACAGACTTCTAAAAGACCCAAGATTTGGTTGAGATAATGTGGAAGATTTACCCCTAACTGCTATAGTGTTTGAGTTAAATAAGTCAGTGATACACGACACACACTAATAGCAACAATGTTTGAACACAAGAAGAATTTTTAGGAAATGAGCAAAAGTTTGTGCCTGGTGCTTGTATCTATAACTGAGCAGATCAGATTTGATTCTGAGTAATAACTTATcaggaaaaataaagtcagaacaaATATGTGAGCAGCAAAACAAGAAAGATGTTGAGGCAAATTTGATAGCTCACTAGAGAGTTTACAAGTCAGGGCAGgccaaaagacaaagagaactGCACCTGCTTCTTAAATGGAAGGCTGCATCCTATGAAGGCTGCATATCTCGGCTGCCACATCATCAAACGTCGCTGAAGGTCATCTCAATCGGAAGGATCCTTGAAAGGCAGCCTTTGATTCACGTGGCTTTCAATTAATGCAATACAAAGTATTTTtccaaaattaagttttattagtatttttgtgcCGTGACGGTGGGGGCAGGAACATGTGTGATGTAGCCATACGCTAGACCGTCTCATTCTAGCATTTAAGAACTGGAAATCACCCTCAACCCCTTCATTCCATATGGATATGATCTCTGTTATATAGATGTAAAGTCTTTTACTATTACACTTTTGTATATTGGAATAAgtacttattatttatttatctccCCCTCTTCTTCTATttctcttgtgtgtgtgtgtgtgtgtgtgtgtgtgtgtgtgtgtgtgtgtgtgtgtgtgtgtgtatgtgtgtagtCCAagccatttttttgttgttgttgttgtttgtttgtttttgttttgtgttttaatccttaaaataaagtatttaaaaaatgtatatgaactCAATATGTAACCCAATTTAATTATCTTCACAGATTGTTTTAAAGGATTCCCAGCTTGTTGTTCTCGTGTTGTTGGGACAGCAGTGTGCATCCACATTGTTGCAGCACTGTAGCAGACAACACACTATTCATAACTATTGCAGTTCCTCCTGTACATAGCTGCACTAAAATGGAGCAGAGCTGGCACAAATCTAGAACAATGGTAGGTTTAAGAGAATTATCAAATGCTTAATTGATGACATAGATAATTAATAAACttggaaaaataatataatggcTCTGCAAGTTGTTTTATTCACTGATGTGGAAGGACTAGCGGGCTGGCAGTGGTGACGGACGGCAAAAGCGCGTAagtgttttgcttaatatctgttctgGGTCAGTTGCTTCGTTTATTCTTTGATGCTAGGAAGGATTTATTtcgtatctgtgtttgtcctaTTTTCTACCTTgactataattgtatttttaattgtacttgtttAGAATAACGGGCGCGTTTGCAGACTTTATTGGTGTTAGTGCCCGCACTTAAGCTTTAGTTAGTTTCGGTTTGCAGCCATTCACGGGTTTAGGCTTTTACAGTGCTAATTTGCAAGGCGGGCCTAGCTCGTTTCAATCACGTGTTAATAAGCAGTATATTAATTGTGTGTGCGCGCTATCGCGGAAGCGTCAGCGGGAGCGTTCAGCCTCCTTGTGTGAAGACCGACTAGGGTAAAGACCTTCAACTCTACCTGTGCGACTCCACCGAGCAACGACACCGGTAGGCACTTAAGTTTCTTCCTTCCTTTCACACTTTTCCTTCTTCCTCAGTATGTGCTTTCAACACATTCCTGTTGTCTCTCGGCAACGCTCCACTAACCCATGTAAAAGGCTGCGCAATGTTTCTAACCTGCGCCCTGTTTACTCCTCTTCTAACACTAACactcctctctctgtctctgtgggTCTATGGAATTGTCAGTCAGCAGTTAACAAAGCTGACTTCATTCCAGCCTTT includes the following:
- the LOC125280487 gene encoding extracellular calcium-sensing receptor-like, encoding MCKVMGLIMWLWLVGFIVEMVRVCGAGLSCGLQSRFVSESLYKEGDVIIGGLFPVHVESPKPDHAFSEKQHGARCHGVDLRSYRWLKAMIFTVEEINRDPVLLPNVTLGYLVADTCLAEGTTLSAALALVTGQEETVSGAECNGAPMVPVIVGDARSSASVVVADTLGVFAIPMVSYFASCACLSDSRRFHSFLRTVPSDAFQAKAMARLLHLLDWTWVGVVAGDDEYGKSGSQLLLKELEGTGVCVDYVEVIPKSHSQSRIRRIMERIQSSTAHVVVTFAIGPDLEVLFKEVVVQNVTNRQWIATEAWSTSTQYSDPASIPFLAGTIGFALRRADIQGLGAYLAQLSPVKQPNEPFVKDVWEEIFGCSLAQDWQPSKRPKCTGSENVEKHGRIYTDVSQLRVTYNVYKAVYAIANAIHNMMACQPGRGPFKDGECPDVTRIKPRQLLHYLNAVNFTTPVGELVYFEDNGEPSASYDIMNWHVDESGAVHFIQVGQFDAAKGPGQELNINLEKVVWGGGWAEQVPVSVCSVSCPPGTRKAVQKGKPICCFDCLPCAAGEISNVTDSTECTRCPERFWSNTERTRCIPKVVEFLSLQDTMGIVLTVLSVTGATLTTTVLAAFFHHRETPIVRANNSELSFLLLVSLTLCFLCALVFIGRPAPWNCMLRHTLFGVSFVICIACVLSKTVVVLVAFRATLPGTNLMQYFGPIQQRTGIFLCTMVQIVICLLWLLMAPPLPTESAGELGARVILQCTVGSVVGFVLVLGYIGLLAVICFLLAFFARKLPDNFNEAKFITFSMLIFCAVWIAFVPAYVSSPGKYTVAVEIFAILASSYGLLLCIFTPKCYIIMLKPEKNTKKNMMAR